In Phycisphaerae bacterium, one genomic interval encodes:
- a CDS encoding DUF2752 domain-containing protein → MTDALEEKPVPPTTWSPPRPASRTAHVRLWAGVVLLGCAGLLGLAAYLQPDPRGYGTHSQLGTGPCGMLIMTGYPCPTCGMTTAFAYTVRGQWLRALWAQPGGFILALATGATGLVAAWMVMAGRWPRVNVWFITPYRAFLALLILLLGSWAFKVVAGLLDGGLPLRP, encoded by the coding sequence TTGACCGACGCGCTGGAGGAAAAGCCGGTCCCCCCGACGACGTGGAGTCCGCCGCGCCCCGCGTCTCGCACGGCCCACGTGCGGCTGTGGGCCGGCGTGGTGTTGCTGGGCTGCGCCGGTTTGCTCGGCCTCGCCGCGTACCTGCAGCCGGACCCGCGCGGCTACGGGACGCACAGCCAGCTCGGCACCGGCCCGTGCGGCATGCTGATCATGACGGGCTATCCGTGCCCCACCTGTGGGATGACCACCGCGTTCGCTTACACGGTGCGTGGTCAGTGGCTGCGGGCCTTGTGGGCGCAGCCAGGCGGGTTCATCCTGGCGCTGGCGACGGGCGCAACGGGGCTGGTCGCGGCGTGGATGGTGATGGCGGGGCGCTGGCCGCGTGTGAACGTCTGGTTTATTACGCCGTACCGGGCGTTTCTGGCGCTGTTGATCCTGCTGCTGGGGAGCTGGGCCTTCAAGGTGGTGGCGGGCCTGCTGGACGGCGGCTTGCCGCTGCGGCCGTGA
- a CDS encoding DUF1449 family protein yields the protein MQLLEWQSLIFLLPIVAGALYLILMALGLSWGEHGAGGDLAHGPALDHDADLDHSTDVHPGVDAHPGVLAGIAGFLGLGKVPLAILAMSYCFVWGAAGLASITWLGPAAVWTAMAIALGAAVFVTRHLAAGIARLVPAVETYATPARALLGLHGEVLYEVTDRSGVVRVCDPENVLHDVSSRIVTGDLPLPAGSLVVLKRYDAAANCFYVEAEESAFARGNR from the coding sequence ATGCAACTCCTGGAGTGGCAGAGTCTGATCTTCCTGCTGCCGATCGTGGCCGGCGCGCTGTACCTGATCCTGATGGCCCTGGGCCTGTCGTGGGGCGAGCACGGGGCCGGCGGCGACCTGGCGCACGGTCCCGCCCTGGACCATGACGCGGACCTGGATCACAGCACGGATGTTCATCCGGGCGTCGACGCGCACCCCGGCGTGCTGGCCGGGATCGCCGGCTTCCTCGGTCTGGGCAAGGTGCCGCTCGCCATCCTGGCGATGAGCTACTGCTTCGTCTGGGGCGCGGCGGGTCTGGCGAGCATCACGTGGCTGGGCCCCGCGGCGGTCTGGACGGCCATGGCGATCGCCCTCGGGGCAGCGGTGTTCGTGACGCGGCATCTGGCCGCCGGCATCGCGCGGCTGGTGCCGGCGGTCGAGACGTACGCGACGCCGGCGCGGGCGCTGCTCGGGCTGCATGGTGAAGTGCTGTATGAGGTGACGGACCGGTCCGGCGTGGTGCGGGTCTGCGACCCGGAGAATGTGCTGCACGATGTTTCGAGCCGGATCGTGACGGGTGATCTGCCGCTGCCAGCCGGGTCGCTGGTGGTGCTCAAGCGCTACGACGCGGCGGCGAACTGCTTCTACGTGGAGGCTGAGGAGTCCGCATTCGCAAGGGGAAACCGATGA
- a CDS encoding amino acid-binding protein yields the protein MKAYNGATRTDTQFSVFLANKPNVLAQVCQRLADDRVNILALSMMDATEHGVLRLVVENPDRARQCLTALNVPTAETTVLLTTLPNRPGAMADVVARLASNHIGVNYAYCTTGAAGGQTLGVFRVSDFKKAAQVLDERKPRRKLAETARTPSRPRRM from the coding sequence ATGAAGGCGTACAACGGCGCGACGAGAACGGACACCCAGTTCTCCGTGTTCCTGGCTAACAAGCCCAACGTCCTCGCCCAGGTCTGTCAGCGCCTCGCGGACGACCGCGTGAACATCCTGGCCTTGAGCATGATGGATGCCACCGAGCACGGCGTGTTGCGGCTGGTGGTGGAGAACCCCGACCGCGCCCGCCAGTGTCTCACCGCGCTCAACGTTCCGACGGCGGAAACCACCGTCCTGCTCACGACGCTCCCCAATCGGCCGGGTGCCATGGCCGATGTTGTCGCGCGCCTGGCCAGCAACCACATCGGAGTCAACTACGCCTATTGCACGACCGGGGCGGCGGGCGGCCAGACGCTCGGTGTCTTCCGCGTCTCCGACTTCAAGAAAGCTGCGCAGGTGCTGGACGAGCGGAAACCCCGGCGCAAGCTGGCCGAGACGGCGCGGACGCCGTCACGTCCCCGACGGATGTAG
- the rpsT gene encoding 30S ribosomal protein S20 — protein sequence MAHSLSSKKRIRQNATRRARNRARRSALRGKLRKCNETLLRGTPGDADAALRTTAQALDRAANQRTLHRNAAARRKSRLARRVNALKQKSAN from the coding sequence GTGGCTCATTCGCTCTCATCGAAGAAACGCATTCGACAGAACGCCACCCGTCGGGCGCGGAACCGCGCGCGGCGCAGCGCCCTGCGCGGCAAGCTGCGCAAGTGCAACGAGACGCTGCTGCGCGGCACGCCCGGCGACGCGGACGCGGCCCTGCGCACGACCGCGCAGGCCCTCGATCGGGCCGCCAATCAACGCACGCTCCACCGCAATGCCGCCGCCCGCCGCAAGAGCCGGCTGGCTCGGCGCGTCAACGCGCTGAAGCAGAAATCGGCGAATTGA
- a CDS encoding 50S ribosome-binding GTPase, whose amino-acid sequence MQVPALSDTIVAVSTGWQPAALGIVRLSGPDAFALVGELGPVPPATAPAWTDARVRLDDVHTLPATAYWFRAPRSYTGQDLVELHVVGCLPLLRALSARLLECGARRALPGEFTARAFLNGRLAARQVAGVLNLMQAQHAADVREAARLARGDARRRIADLRERVTRLLALIEAGIDFADEDDVRFIAPAEVVATLDGLLADLDAVEARSGHDPHLGRPHVALGGLPNAGKSTLFNALVGYERALVSPVLGTTRDVLSAEVEFGGLAAVLQDCAGLGSSADDLELASHLASERAAQQADLVLWVHAADTRWDTRETTALERIGPAKLILVVSKADLASVVTEPTPEQRFVAEVRVSAPRGTGLQELRAVVSRELGECTAARSGGPAVGELRVACAALRRAKELAATSGGVLSLPELICVELRTAFQVFFSETFAPLDERLLDRIYAEFCVGK is encoded by the coding sequence ATGCAGGTCCCGGCGCTCAGCGACACGATCGTGGCCGTCTCCACCGGCTGGCAGCCGGCCGCGCTCGGCATTGTCCGCCTGAGTGGCCCGGACGCGTTCGCGCTGGTCGGGGAGCTGGGGCCCGTGCCGCCGGCGACGGCCCCGGCCTGGACGGACGCGCGGGTGCGCCTGGACGACGTCCACACTCTGCCGGCCACGGCCTACTGGTTTCGCGCGCCGCGCAGCTACACCGGGCAGGACCTGGTGGAGCTGCATGTCGTCGGCTGCCTGCCGCTGCTGCGGGCCCTGTCCGCCCGGCTGCTGGAATGCGGCGCCCGACGGGCGCTGCCCGGCGAGTTCACCGCCCGCGCTTTCCTGAACGGGCGCCTCGCAGCGCGGCAGGTCGCGGGCGTGCTCAACCTCATGCAGGCGCAGCACGCCGCCGACGTGCGCGAGGCGGCGCGGCTGGCGCGCGGGGACGCTCGTCGACGGATCGCGGACCTCCGCGAACGCGTGACGCGCCTGCTGGCGCTGATCGAGGCGGGGATCGATTTCGCGGATGAAGACGACGTGCGGTTTATCGCGCCGGCCGAGGTGGTCGCGACGCTTGACGGGCTGCTGGCGGACCTCGACGCCGTCGAGGCGCGGTCCGGCCACGATCCGCACCTCGGGCGCCCGCACGTCGCGCTGGGGGGTTTGCCCAATGCGGGCAAGAGCACGCTCTTCAACGCCCTCGTGGGGTACGAGCGTGCGCTGGTGTCGCCGGTGCTGGGCACGACGCGCGATGTGCTCTCGGCCGAGGTGGAATTCGGCGGCCTCGCCGCCGTGCTGCAGGACTGTGCCGGGCTGGGGTCCAGCGCCGATGACCTCGAGCTCGCCAGCCACCTGGCGAGCGAACGCGCCGCCCAACAGGCGGACCTCGTGCTGTGGGTGCATGCGGCGGACACGCGGTGGGACACGCGCGAAACCACCGCCCTCGAGCGGATCGGTCCGGCGAAGCTGATTCTCGTGGTCAGCAAGGCGGATCTGGCGTCGGTTGTGACGGAGCCCACGCCGGAGCAGAGATTCGTCGCGGAGGTGCGGGTGAGCGCGCCGCGCGGCACAGGCCTGCAGGAATTGCGCGCGGTTGTTTCGCGCGAGTTGGGCGAATGCACGGCGGCGCGAAGCGGCGGACCGGCGGTTGGCGAGTTGCGGGTGGCGTGCGCGGCGTTGCGGCGGGCGAAGGAATTGGCCGCGACGTCGGGCGGGGTCTTGTCTTTGCCGGAGCTGATCTGCGTCGAGTTGCGGACAGCGTTCCAAGTCTTTTTCTCTGAGACATTTGCGCCGCTTGACGAGCGCTTGCTCGACCGCATCTACGCGGAGTTTTGTGTCGGAAAGTAG